In a single window of the Sediminicoccus sp. KRV36 genome:
- a CDS encoding amino acid ABC transporter permease, with the protein MPFDAPELILHYLLSPRFFHAAGMTLLLSLCALLGGMVMGLVLAILAEVRARPLRAFATFYLWLFRGTPVLFQLLFAFNVLPGFGIVLPGFACAVLALSLNEGAYMAEIIRSGLRAVPPGQREAARALGLDRAQTLRLVVLPQAIRVIIPSVGNQFIGMLKLSALVSVIAVEELLLVANQTAASSFRYMEALTAAGIYYLAITSLFMAGQSLLERRMGAGLRVGAAQR; encoded by the coding sequence ATGCCCTTCGACGCGCCGGAGCTGATTCTCCATTACCTGCTGAGCCCGCGCTTCTTCCACGCGGCGGGAATGACCCTGCTGCTCAGCCTTTGCGCGCTACTGGGCGGGATGGTGATGGGGCTGGTGCTGGCCATCCTGGCCGAGGTGCGGGCCCGGCCGCTGCGCGCCTTCGCGACCTTCTACCTCTGGCTGTTTCGCGGCACGCCGGTGCTGTTCCAGCTGCTCTTTGCGTTCAACGTGCTGCCCGGCTTCGGCATCGTGCTGCCCGGCTTTGCCTGCGCCGTGCTGGCGCTCTCGCTGAATGAGGGCGCCTATATGGCCGAGATCATCCGCTCCGGCCTGCGCGCCGTGCCGCCTGGCCAGCGCGAGGCGGCGCGCGCCCTGGGGCTGGACCGCGCGCAGACGCTGCGCCTTGTCGTGCTGCCGCAGGCGATCCGCGTCATCATCCCCTCGGTCGGGAACCAGTTCATCGGGATGCTGAAGCTTTCGGCGCTGGTTTCCGTCATCGCGGTGGAGGAGTTGCTGCTGGTCGCGAACCAGACCGCGGCCTCCAGCTTCCGCTATATGGAGGCGCTGACGGCGGCGGGGATCTATTACCTGGCCATCACCTCCCTGTTCATGGCGGGGCAATCGCTGCTGGAGCGGCGGATGGGGGCTGGCTTGCGGGTGGGGGCCGCGCAACGGTGA
- a CDS encoding radical SAM protein — translation MDLLRLVPQGGPAILNASVTNLCNATCDFCNFAHDKGFVTDRRTMDADLFADALAHMRLKGNVRFVTFMGGEPLLHKRIAEMARTAHEMGVQPTMVTNGWLLPGQLESLRGTGISTLFISIDSEDAAEHEKNRGLKGVCERIKESTTRMREMGITPIASVAMTRLVRDYAALGHFLKELGFAAVTFSYPRKAALGSSSLVYSEDSALVDMSVAELIAAFDGVEKTRAVMPVFNPKEGIADMRRRLTGQGERFICHAGYKYFYLDWNYDLWRCEDWNKPISKVMDYTPEMAVRDGCQACTTDCYRDASIMLHFSVALGDSFARLREGKIGAALGALADKRNLGSLGAVINHGRRIRGLMGAG, via the coding sequence ATGGATCTCTTGCGCCTGGTGCCGCAAGGCGGGCCGGCCATCCTCAACGCCTCCGTCACCAATCTGTGCAACGCCACCTGCGACTTCTGCAACTTCGCGCATGACAAGGGCTTCGTGACCGACCGGCGGACGATGGACGCCGACCTGTTCGCCGATGCGCTGGCGCATATGCGCCTCAAGGGCAATGTCCGCTTCGTGACGTTCATGGGGGGCGAGCCGCTGCTGCACAAGCGAATCGCCGAGATGGCGCGCACCGCCCATGAGATGGGCGTGCAGCCCACCATGGTGACCAATGGCTGGCTGCTGCCCGGGCAGCTGGAATCGCTGCGGGGGACGGGGATTTCCACGCTGTTCATCTCGATCGACAGCGAGGACGCCGCCGAGCACGAGAAGAATCGCGGCCTGAAGGGCGTGTGCGAGCGCATCAAGGAGAGCACGACCCGGATGCGGGAGATGGGGATCACGCCCATCGCCTCCGTCGCGATGACGCGGCTGGTGCGGGATTACGCGGCCCTGGGGCATTTCCTGAAGGAGCTGGGGTTTGCGGCGGTGACGTTTTCGTATCCGCGGAAGGCCGCACTCGGTTCCTCCTCGCTCGTCTATTCCGAGGATAGCGCGCTGGTGGACATGTCCGTGGCGGAGCTGATTGCGGCGTTTGACGGGGTGGAGAAGACGCGGGCGGTGATGCCGGTGTTCAACCCCAAGGAGGGCATCGCCGATATGCGGCGGCGGCTGACGGGCCAGGGCGAGCGATTCATCTGCCATGCGGGGTACAAGTATTTCTACCTCGACTGGAACTACGACCTGTGGCGCTGCGAGGATTGGAACAAGCCGATCTCCAAGGTGATGGACTACACGCCCGAGATGGCGGTGCGCGATGGCTGCCAGGCCTGCACCACGGATTGCTACCGCGATGCGAGCATCATGCTGCATTTCTCGGTGGCGCTGGGGGATAGCTTTGCGCGGCTGCGGGAGGGGAAGATTGGGGCGGCTCTGGGGGCTTTGGCGGATAAGCGGAATTTGGGGTCGTTGGGGGCGGTGATTAATCACGGGCGGCGGATCAGGGGGTTGATGGGGGCGGGGTGA
- a CDS encoding ABC transporter substrate-binding protein, with product MRRILIALMALAITPAHGQPIPAPLVTPGTLSYGTAATYPPFQFLDEGRIIGFSVDYGEALSSLMGLRPAIMNMDFNGLIPALQARRFDIINSAMRITPERAQQVTLIPYMRIGSNIVVRAGNPRGINGRADVCGRSIAVELGSTMETYAREDDAACRAGGRPGPTVLTFPGRQDATIAVRQGRADAFYDTTPAAARAVALNPGIFAIAGETFGFTENGIALRREDAALATAVIAAMRQLVTNGTYARLLAKWNLPPEVSVTP from the coding sequence ATGCGCCGCATCCTCATTGCCCTGATGGCCCTCGCCATCACCCCGGCCCATGGGCAACCCATCCCGGCGCCGCTGGTGACGCCGGGCACGCTGAGCTACGGCACCGCCGCCACCTACCCGCCCTTCCAGTTCCTGGACGAAGGGCGGATCATCGGTTTCAGCGTGGATTACGGCGAGGCGCTGAGCAGCCTGATGGGGCTGCGGCCGGCCATCATGAACATGGATTTCAACGGCCTGATCCCCGCCCTCCAGGCGCGGCGCTTCGACATCATCAACAGCGCCATGCGCATCACGCCCGAGCGCGCGCAGCAGGTGACGCTGATCCCCTACATGCGCATCGGCAGCAACATCGTGGTGCGGGCCGGCAATCCGCGCGGGATCAACGGGCGCGCCGATGTCTGCGGGCGCAGCATCGCCGTCGAGCTTGGCAGCACCATGGAAACCTACGCGCGGGAGGATGACGCCGCCTGCCGCGCCGGCGGCCGCCCCGGCCCCACTGTGCTGACCTTCCCCGGCCGGCAGGACGCGACCATCGCCGTGCGGCAGGGCCGGGCGGATGCGTTCTATGACACGACGCCCGCCGCCGCCCGTGCCGTGGCGCTGAACCCCGGCATCTTCGCCATCGCGGGCGAGACCTTCGGCTTCACCGAAAACGGCATCGCGCTGCGGCGGGAGGATGCGGCCCTGGCCACCGCCGTCATCGCCGCCATGCGCCAATTGGTGACCAACGGCACCTATGCCCGGCTGCTCGCCAAGTGGAACCTGCCGCCCGAGGTGAGCGTCACCCCCTGA